GAACACCTATACCTATATGGGTATCAGAAGATtatacaattattaaatgtatTGGTAgtattgaagaattaaaatctttAGCATCCaatttaaaagataaagaaattaatgatataCATCGTCATTTTATTgattatattgaaattcCTGATCCAAGAGGAAATAATTATCCACcattaaaaagaattgaagAAGTTTTTGATTGTTGGTTTGAATCTGGTTCTATGCCTTATGCATCCATTAATTATCCATTTgaaaatcaagaattatttaataatatatttcctGCAGATTTTGTTGGTGAAGGTTTAGATCAAACAAGAGGATGGTTTTATACATTAATGGTATTATCAACAGCATTATTTGATCAACCAgcttttaaaaatattattgttaatggTTTAGTTTTAGCATCTGATGGTAAAAAAATGtcaaaaagattaaaaaattatccTGATCCATTAGatattgttaataaatatgGTGCAGATTCTTTaagattatttttaattaattcacCAGTTGTTAGAGCAGAAACTTTAagatttaaagaagaaggTGTAAAAGATGTTATTAAAGATGTATTACTACCATGGTATCATTGTTATCGTTTTTTTGTACAAGAAGCTATTAGATATGAAAATACTAATcataatataaaatttaaatcaaataaacaagtaataaagaatactaataatattatggATAAATGGATATATTCTGAAGCtcaatcattattaaaatttgtaaAGACTGAAATGGATGCTTATAGATTATATAATGTAACACCAAgattaatatcatttttagaTACACTTTGTAATTGGTATGTACGTTTAAATAGAGATAGAATGAGAGGTATTTATGGTATGAATGATACAAAGAATTCTTTAGAAATACTTTATCAAGTATTAATGTTAACagtaaaattattatctcCATTTATACCATTTACATgtgaattattatattcaaatttaaagaatgctttaattgatgaattagaagaagaaaagcCAGAAACTGtacatttattattaattccagaagttgaagaagaatttattgataaaaagATTGAAGAAgcaataaatcaattaagaGAAATTATTGTAATGGGGAGAAATTTACgtgaaaaaaagaaagttaGTGTTAAAACACCACtaaaaagtattaatattgtaCATAAAGATAAATCAGTATTAGATTATTTAGTagaatcaaaattaataaattatattaaagaagaattgaatatattacaaGTAATAACagataataattcagaatttgaaaagattACAAAATTAGTAGCAACTCCAAATTTTAAAGTATTAGGTTCAAGATTAGGAAAATCTATGAAAGATGTaacaaattatattaagaatgaaatgaataatgaaattattcaacaatttttaaaagatgGAACAATAAAGATTCATGGttatgaattaaatttggatgaaataattattcaaacagttgttgataataattctgtAATAGATATGAATAATGAGATAATTTATGAAGGTAGTTCTCAATTTGTGATTGGTTTAGATTTTACTTCTGATATAGAATTTGAGAATATGGCTTATTCAAGAGAATTAGCAAATAAGATTCAAAAGATACGTAAAGAGAAGAATATGGATCCAGATGCAAATGTAACAATTTATTtacaattaatttctaataaGAATGAATCAAAGAAATTTCATACAGTTATGACATCTTATAATGATTATTTACAAAAGATTATTAGAAAGCCAATAAAGGAGATTTCAGATTcagaattattgaatagTATAAAAGATAGAATACTATTTGAATGTGAGATTGAAGTTGGAATGGATGATAAAGTTAATGTAATAGTGATAAAGAATTGAATATGATAGTATACGATAGGATAGGGTAGGATAAGGGATAATGTTGTATTGTTTTGAATTGGATTTTacaattgaaattaatacaaatatgcataataaaaagattgaacaagaaaataaaatgacaggattaaataagaatgaaagaaaagaagaaaattcttttaattattataaaatagaTAGtagtttttttaatattaattaataataaaaatatgaaCAATTTCTCAATTTGTATTATATGAAGAgaatttgttaatatttaatattgtgTAACTATATTATCATAAACAATAAATCTagatttgaatatttgtttaaCAATTTCTAAAGAAGTAAGACccaaattgaaataataattactttGGAAATATGTTTCACATggattaattaaaaaaaaagaaattatgttattaataataagaagaatctttttcaattaaatattaaaaaatgtatAAGTTTTCTGTTTGGCGCcataatcaaaaaaagaCAATGTTTGGGCGGTAtaattagaaaaataatagagACTGATagagttaaaaaaaaaaaaaaaataaagataaaagGACAGAAAAGTAGTGACTCTcgtatttatttattgactTAAAAGGATCAAGATAGACGAGGATTTATTTTGAGGTAGTGAGAACGGAATATAATTAGAGGATAATCATCCATGGGCAAACGTAAGGAATTAGAAGAGATGAGTGACGGCAAGATTGAGACTGTAATAAAGCCAGAAAGTAAGTCTCAGCCGATTGACACTTCAAACTGGCcgttattattaaagaattattcaaaGTTGAATGTTAGAACAGGGCATTATACTCCACTTCCATATGGTAATTCGCCTTTGAATAGAAATTTGGCAGATTATTTGAGTTATGGAATAATTAACCTTGATAAGCCAGCAAATCCATCATCCCATGAAGTGGTTGCATGGATTAAGAAGATCTTAAGATGTGAAAAGACAGGTCATAGTGGTACATTGGATCCAAAAGTTACAGGCTGTTTATTGGTTTGTTTAAATAGAGCAACAAGATTGGTAAAATCACAACAGAGTGCAGGTAAAGAATATGTCTGTATTGTAAGATTTCACTCAAGTGTTGGCGGTAAGTCAGCAGTGAGTAGATGTCTTGAAACTTTGACAGGAGCCTTATTTCAGAGACCACCAGTAATTTCAGCTGTTAAACGTCAGCTTAGAGTACGTTCAATATATGATTCTAAGCTTTTGGATTATGATGAAAAGAGGAACTTGGCTGTTTTTTGGGCAAAATGTGAGGCAGGGACATATATAAGAACAATGTGCGTTCATATGGGGTTGCTTTTAGGGGTTGGGGCTCATATGCAAGAATTAAGAAGGGTAAGAAGTGGTTGTTTATCAGAAAATGACAACATGGTAACAATGCACGATATTTTGGACGCTCAGTATATGTTAGATAACTATAGAGATGAATCATATTTAAGACGTATTATTTCACCATTAGAATTACTTTTAACAGATTTACCAAGAATTGTAGTTAAGGATTCGTGCGTTAATGCAATTTGTTATGGCGCAAAACTTATGATTCCTGGTGTATTGAGATTTGATAATGGAATAGATGTTGGTACCGAAGTTGTAATGATGACAACAAAAGGTGAAGCTATAGCAATTGGTGTTGCTCAAATGACTACAGCTGTTATAGCTAGTGTAGATCATGGAGTAGTTGCTATAATAAAGAGAGTTATTATGGAGAGAGATACATATGATATGAGATGGGGACATGGTCCTAGAGCTTCTGAAAAGAAGAAGCTTATTTTAGGTGGAAAGCTTGACAAGCATGGAAAGCCAAATGAGCAAACACCTGAATCCTGGCTTAAATACGAGGGTTATATTCCAAAGCTTACGGGCGATCATGATGATCAAAACGATGAGGGGAAAGATATTACAGGA
This is a stretch of genomic DNA from Cryptosporidium parvum Iowa II chromosome 3, whole genome shotgun sequence. It encodes these proteins:
- a CDS encoding isoleucine-tRNA synthetase, whose protein sequence is MTTFSVVSERPDFPKLEEEILEYWRKINILKLTLEKTKGRPNYSFYDGPPFATGLPHYGHILAGTVKDVVTRYATQKGYYCERRFGWDCHGLPVEHEIDKQLNITSREDVLNKGIDFYNESCRSIVLRYTQEWKSTVERVGRLIDFDNGYKTMDLNFMQTVWWVFKQLFDKNLVYRAYRVMPYSTACATPLSNFECNLNYKDVNDPSVIITFPLLEDPNIQFLAWTTTPWTLPSNVAIAVHPEKKYLYFKTNHSNDITYVVAESRLEWVLSELKIKEYNIISDCIGAELHNKKVIPLFDYFKNHESSHQFWKILADNYVTDNTGTGIVHMAPAFGEDDYRVCVSNGIIDNHGTNLPCPMDSNGRFTEPVNDLKGIWFKDSDKIIKQELKKKSRLLTDNTCMHSYPFCWRSDTPLQYRAVPSWFINVESLKDKLLINNEKTNWIPNYVKEKRFHNWLQDARDWCVSRNRFWGTPIPIWVSEDYTIIKCIGSIEELKSLASNLKDKEINDIHRHFIDYIEIPDPRGNNYPPLKRIEEVFDCWFESGSMPYASINYPFENQELFNNIFPADFVGEGLDQTRGWFYTLMVLSTALFDQPAFKNIIVNGLVLASDGKKMSKRLKNYPDPLDIVNKYGADSLRLFLINSPVVRAETLRFKEEGVKDVIKDVLLPWYHCYRFFVQEAIRYENTNHNIKFKSNKQVIKNTNNIMDKWIYSEAQSLLKFVKTEMDAYRLYNVTPRLISFLDTLCNWYVRLNRDRMRGIYGMNDTKNSLEILYQVLMLTVKLLSPFIPFTCELLYSNLKNALIDELEEEKPETVHLLLIPEVEEEFIDKKIEEAINQLREIIVMGRNLREKKKVSVKTPLKSINIVHKDKSVLDYLVESKLINYIKEELNILQVITDNNSEFEKITKLVATPNFKVLGSRLGKSMKDVTNYIKNEMNNEIIQQFLKDGTIKIHGYELNLDEIIIQTVVDNNSVIDMNNEIIYEGSSQFVIGLDFTSDIEFENMAYSRELANKIQKIRKEKNMDPDANVTIYLQLISNKNESKKFHTVMTSYNDYLQKIIRKPIKEISDSELLNSIKDRILFECEIEVGMDDKVNVIVIKN
- a CDS encoding Cbf5p; centromere-binding factor 5 like PUA domain containing protein with a type I pseudouridine synthase domain (transcripts identified by EST), whose translation is SSMGKRKELEEMSDGKIETVIKPESKSQPIDTSNWPLLLKNYSKLNVRTGHYTPLPYGNSPLNRNLADYLSYGIINLDKPANPSSHEVVAWIKKILRCEKTGHSGTLDPKVTGCLLVCLNRATRLVKSQQSAGKEYVCIVRFHSSVGGKSAVSRCLETLTGALFQRPPVISAVKRQLRVRSIYDSKLLDYDEKRNLAVFWAKCEAGTYIRTMCVHMGLLLGVGAHMQELRRVRSGCLSENDNMVTMHDILDAQYMLDNYRDESYLRRIISPLELLLTDLPRIVVKDSCVNAICYGAKLMIPGVLRFDNGIDVGTEVVMMTTKGEAIAIGVAQMTTAVIASVDHGVVAIIKRVIMERDTYDMRWGHGPRASEKKKLILGGKLDKHGKPNEQTPESWLKYEGYIPKLTGDHDDQNDEGKDITGSGLESESNSNIESSSSKKRKEKKETNDEESSSSFSSKNKKEKNKRKSTEPLSENGSSSSSSDSSSSNSSSDDEKSKSKGKKSSKDKSKKKKKHSRISED